A genomic window from Pyxidicoccus trucidator includes:
- a CDS encoding PLP-dependent aminotransferase family protein produces the protein MPKRAAGVSLPFLQPETGGGAPLHRQLYERLREAILSGALAARSRLPSTRTLSRELGVSRGTVEGAFSQLDAEGFLERRVGSGSVVALPEHARLPRSAIATPVRRSGPPARPGLSRRGQRLAREVLPPEPRDVQPFTPCLPALDLFPTHLWGRAVAKQARQLGPGLMTAGEPAGFRPLREVIAAHLGTARGVRCGWRQVLVLSSTQQALDLSARLLLDEGEGVWLEEPGYLGARAAFEAAGARVCPVPVDAEGLRVDVGTARAPKARLAYVTPSHQYPLGVTLSLPRRLALLEWARAARAWVFEDDYDSEFRYATRPLAAIQGLDVAGRVLYAGTFNKVMFPSLRLAFLVVPEALVDAFTAARAATDGHAPLLSQASMAHFMEAGHYAAHLRQMRLAYAERRDALLDALRREAEGWLRPGAAEAGMHVTTFLAPGWRDGDVVARAETKRLGARRLSPLYLGRGVEQGLLLGFSGASPAGLRAAVRALARLRG, from the coding sequence ATGCCGAAGCGGGCCGCCGGAGTGTCACTGCCCTTCCTCCAGCCGGAGACCGGAGGTGGGGCGCCCCTCCACCGCCAGCTCTATGAGCGCCTGAGGGAAGCCATCCTCTCCGGTGCGCTCGCGGCGCGAAGCCGGCTGCCCTCCACACGCACGCTGTCGCGCGAGCTCGGCGTCTCCCGAGGCACCGTGGAGGGGGCCTTCTCACAGCTGGATGCGGAGGGCTTCCTGGAGCGGCGCGTCGGCTCCGGCAGCGTGGTGGCCCTGCCCGAGCATGCCCGGCTGCCCCGGAGCGCCATCGCCACTCCCGTGCGTCGGAGCGGCCCTCCTGCCCGGCCCGGGCTGTCACGCCGGGGACAGCGCCTGGCTCGCGAGGTGCTGCCGCCGGAGCCCCGCGACGTGCAGCCCTTCACGCCATGCCTGCCCGCGTTGGACTTGTTCCCCACGCACCTGTGGGGACGCGCGGTGGCGAAGCAGGCCCGGCAGCTGGGGCCCGGACTGATGACCGCTGGCGAGCCCGCGGGCTTCCGGCCGCTGCGAGAGGTCATCGCCGCGCACCTGGGCACGGCGCGCGGGGTGCGCTGTGGGTGGCGGCAGGTGCTGGTGCTCTCCAGCACGCAGCAGGCGCTGGACCTGTCCGCGCGGCTGCTCCTGGACGAAGGGGAGGGCGTGTGGCTGGAGGAGCCCGGCTATCTCGGTGCGCGGGCCGCGTTCGAGGCCGCGGGAGCGCGGGTGTGCCCGGTGCCGGTGGACGCGGAGGGCCTCCGGGTGGACGTGGGGACCGCGCGCGCTCCGAAGGCCCGGCTGGCCTACGTCACGCCTTCGCACCAGTACCCGCTGGGCGTGACGCTGAGCCTGCCCAGGCGGCTGGCGCTGCTGGAGTGGGCGCGGGCGGCGCGTGCCTGGGTCTTCGAGGACGACTACGACAGCGAGTTCCGCTACGCCACGCGGCCCCTCGCTGCGATTCAGGGGCTGGACGTGGCGGGGCGCGTCCTCTACGCGGGGACCTTCAACAAGGTGATGTTCCCGTCGCTGCGGCTCGCCTTCCTCGTCGTCCCGGAGGCGCTGGTCGACGCCTTCACCGCCGCGCGCGCCGCCACGGATGGCCACGCGCCGCTGCTCTCCCAGGCGTCGATGGCGCACTTCATGGAGGCGGGGCACTACGCCGCGCACCTGCGGCAGATGCGCCTGGCCTATGCGGAGCGGCGGGATGCGCTGCTGGATGCCTTGCGGCGTGAGGCCGAAGGGTGGCTGCGACCCGGAGCGGCGGAGGCGGGCATGCATGTCACCACGTTCCTCGCGCCCGGCTGGCGGGACGGGGACGTCGTCGCGCGTGCGGAGACGAAGCGGCTCGGGGCCCGCCGGCTGTCACCGCTCTACCTGGGCCGCGGTGTGGAGCAGGGGCTCTTGCTGGGGTTCTCCGGTGCGAGCCCCGCGGGCCTGCGCGCCGCGGTGCGCGCTCTCGCGCGGCTGAGGGGCTGA
- a CDS encoding rhodanese-like domain-containing protein, whose product MTAPATPFSFVLETPAATPEEARRHFLAKLSVETDPADVHLDLERGKKGFVVVDVRTKEAFAERHVPGALNLPSRTISAETTAHLSRDDVIITYCWGPGCNGSTKAAARFAALGFRVKEMLGGLEYWVKEGHPTEGTAPRGTPVYAHRGDT is encoded by the coding sequence ATGACTGCTCCTGCCACTCCGTTCTCCTTCGTCCTCGAAACGCCGGCCGCGACGCCCGAAGAGGCCCGGCGCCACTTCCTCGCGAAGCTGTCCGTGGAGACAGACCCGGCCGACGTCCACCTGGACCTGGAGCGAGGCAAGAAGGGCTTCGTCGTGGTGGACGTGCGCACGAAGGAGGCCTTCGCCGAGCGTCATGTGCCCGGTGCGCTCAACCTTCCCTCGCGGACCATCAGCGCGGAGACGACGGCGCACCTGAGCAGGGACGACGTCATCATCACCTACTGCTGGGGCCCGGGCTGCAACGGCTCCACCAAGGCGGCCGCCCGCTTCGCCGCGCTGGGCTTCCGCGTGAAGGAGATGCTTGGCGGCCTCGAGTACTGGGTGAAGGAGGGCCACCCCACCGAGGGCACGGCCCCGCGAGGCACGCCCGTGTACGCGCACCGGGGAGATACCTGA
- a CDS encoding ferrichrome ABC transporter substrate-binding protein, with protein sequence MSRRSRLGLTLLLSVLLHAALFFALSRVPSVRPPRLPSRDVAEIEIITRPAKPTVPTAPRPTARPPDPVSAPPSRQVERPAASTPETPAPQVATAPPAGAPGGQETSPPAKPLSEDAPLASAERPILVPGHLLGEGLTGKPPSTGRTLRNTGEVPDPKAIARQQAEEARVKVDGWARDSLAEARAASGAPAPYFAQLQKDFSKQLVNPPPPDLKVLASRMKREQVEAIERFGKTGTPYTPKERDHRLEQRNRFQAAVEAGRAANMFMVDVTEPILALAAVVEVRQARDGKVLELEVIEGSGDPKFDDWAVSQLREALASAEAPKAGGVGIHDDGMRSRWRLKEFLGNPRVQIHLIGVY encoded by the coding sequence GTGTCACGTCGCTCCAGGCTGGGCCTCACACTGCTGCTCTCGGTGCTCCTGCACGCGGCGCTCTTCTTCGCGCTGTCGCGGGTCCCGTCTGTCCGGCCTCCGAGGCTGCCGTCGCGTGACGTCGCGGAGATTGAAATCATCACCAGGCCCGCGAAGCCGACGGTGCCGACCGCCCCACGGCCGACGGCACGGCCGCCCGACCCGGTGAGTGCTCCTCCCTCGCGCCAGGTCGAGCGCCCGGCTGCTTCAACGCCGGAGACACCTGCTCCTCAGGTGGCGACAGCGCCACCGGCGGGGGCGCCCGGCGGGCAGGAGACTTCGCCTCCCGCGAAGCCCCTGTCCGAGGACGCGCCACTCGCCTCGGCCGAGCGGCCCATCCTGGTGCCGGGACATCTGCTCGGAGAAGGGCTGACGGGGAAGCCGCCCTCGACGGGACGGACCCTGCGCAACACGGGCGAGGTCCCAGACCCGAAGGCCATCGCTCGCCAGCAGGCGGAAGAGGCGCGCGTGAAGGTGGATGGGTGGGCCCGGGACTCGCTGGCGGAAGCTCGGGCGGCGAGCGGCGCTCCCGCCCCCTACTTCGCGCAGCTCCAGAAGGACTTCTCGAAGCAGCTGGTCAACCCGCCCCCACCGGACCTGAAGGTGCTCGCCTCGCGGATGAAGCGAGAGCAGGTGGAGGCCATCGAGCGCTTCGGCAAGACGGGCACCCCCTATACCCCGAAAGAGCGCGACCACCGCCTGGAGCAGCGCAACCGCTTCCAGGCCGCCGTCGAGGCCGGACGCGCCGCGAACATGTTCATGGTGGACGTCACCGAGCCCATCCTCGCGCTCGCCGCCGTCGTGGAGGTCCGTCAGGCCCGCGATGGGAAGGTGCTGGAGTTGGAGGTCATCGAGGGCTCGGGGGACCCGAAGTTCGACGACTGGGCCGTCTCCCAGCTCCGCGAGGCGCTCGCCAGCGCGGAAGCACCGAAGGCCGGAGGCGTCGGCATCCACGATGACGGGATGCGGAGCCGCTGGCGACTCAAGGAGTTCCTCGGCAACCCGAGGGTGCAAATCCATCTGATTGGCGTGTACTGA
- a CDS encoding MSCRAMM family protein, which produces MRLPVLPTLLLLTLAHCTPVGVPAADAGVSAANVGVSAANVGVSAANVGVSAANVGVSAADASAPTADAGLAASRALTVQVFGLDGAPLAGSQVQVVAETLEDHNLWLEADERGAASTPAPAPGRYRVLAYWLLKGKFQRYVWQDLDVKPGTEDLRVELRFARGSAAPISGRVRGLDDQPVAGAEVQAWQLASSVPLDGDLLRNSSSARETVSATTDAEGRFTLEPLREGEYGLQVRHSPAGLGDTYARTGGPAVELQLVPRCVRSASGRVVDERGAPIKSFEVGSRRVRDAKGHFQLKGDCYVTVEARGFVSQDLPVLSLKGLHVELPDVVLERGRQLTGRVLGPDGKPLKDVDLKAYWAGPTPGSTSESTDAGGRVSLGPVPAGREVTVWAKWNDKALRQQVAPGKDAKVELRFPAEDSRLEVLTKDAQGAPLGGMQVQAQSAWGFLTLTTDKTGRAAQGVPAGSYEVRVTHKPSGRPGARRVAYRFDPVSVQVSPESTPPVEVRATQGTGRLRVILPEGTHYDAIFVVPGAHDWPADIPAWSKLLAYPMAEDAVSSLWMSQAPALIYYETQNDFSELVPGPYTVFAGNPQDDGPGLLAFRQVIEVDGRGRQVVQVRFSGDGSRRLHAVPVSAPAGAQ; this is translated from the coding sequence ATGCGCCTCCCTGTTCTGCCAACCCTGCTCCTGCTCACCCTGGCGCACTGCACCCCCGTGGGCGTGCCGGCTGCCGATGCGGGCGTGTCGGCAGCCAACGTAGGCGTGTCGGCAGCCAACGTGGGCGTGTCGGCAGCCAACGTAGGCGTGTCGGCAGCCAACGTGGGCGTGTCGGCAGCCGACGCGAGCGCGCCGACCGCTGACGCAGGGCTCGCAGCCTCCCGGGCGCTCACGGTCCAGGTCTTCGGCCTCGATGGCGCGCCCCTCGCGGGCAGCCAGGTGCAGGTCGTCGCCGAGACGCTGGAGGACCACAACCTCTGGCTCGAGGCGGACGAGCGCGGGGCGGCGAGCACTCCGGCGCCCGCCCCCGGGCGCTACCGGGTGCTGGCGTACTGGCTGCTGAAGGGCAAGTTCCAGCGCTACGTGTGGCAGGACCTCGACGTGAAGCCCGGCACGGAAGACCTGCGCGTGGAGCTCCGCTTCGCGCGGGGCTCCGCCGCGCCCATCTCGGGGCGTGTGCGAGGACTGGACGACCAGCCCGTGGCCGGAGCGGAGGTGCAGGCCTGGCAGCTCGCCTCTTCGGTGCCGTTGGACGGAGACCTGCTGCGCAACAGCTCCTCGGCTCGGGAGACGGTGTCCGCGACGACCGACGCCGAGGGCCGCTTCACCCTGGAGCCCCTGCGTGAAGGCGAGTACGGGCTCCAGGTGCGGCACTCCCCCGCCGGCCTGGGCGACACCTACGCACGGACGGGAGGCCCCGCCGTCGAACTCCAGCTCGTCCCCCGGTGCGTGAGGAGCGCCTCCGGCCGCGTGGTCGACGAGAGGGGTGCCCCAATCAAGAGCTTCGAGGTGGGCTCGCGGCGCGTGCGCGATGCGAAGGGGCACTTCCAGCTCAAGGGCGACTGCTACGTCACCGTCGAGGCCAGGGGCTTCGTGTCCCAGGACCTTCCGGTGCTCAGCCTGAAGGGGCTGCACGTGGAGCTGCCGGACGTCGTGCTCGAGCGGGGACGCCAGCTCACGGGACGCGTGCTGGGGCCGGACGGGAAGCCGCTGAAGGACGTGGACCTCAAGGCGTACTGGGCTGGGCCCACCCCCGGGTCCACCTCGGAGAGCACCGACGCCGGGGGACGCGTCTCCCTCGGACCGGTCCCCGCGGGCCGGGAGGTGACGGTGTGGGCGAAGTGGAACGACAAGGCCCTGCGGCAGCAGGTCGCTCCCGGCAAGGACGCGAAGGTCGAGCTCCGCTTCCCCGCCGAGGACTCACGCCTGGAGGTCCTCACGAAGGACGCGCAGGGAGCGCCGCTCGGAGGAATGCAGGTCCAGGCGCAGAGCGCATGGGGCTTCCTCACCCTGACCACGGACAAGACAGGCCGGGCCGCCCAGGGTGTGCCTGCTGGGAGCTACGAGGTCCGCGTCACGCACAAGCCCTCCGGCAGGCCGGGGGCGCGTCGCGTCGCGTACCGCTTCGACCCGGTGAGCGTCCAGGTCTCCCCCGAGAGCACCCCGCCCGTCGAGGTCCGGGCCACGCAGGGCACCGGGCGGCTCCGCGTCATCCTGCCCGAGGGGACGCACTACGACGCCATCTTCGTCGTGCCAGGGGCCCACGACTGGCCCGCGGACATCCCGGCCTGGTCGAAGCTCCTGGCGTACCCGATGGCCGAGGACGCGGTCTCGAGCCTCTGGATGAGCCAGGCGCCGGCACTCATCTACTACGAGACGCAGAACGACTTCAGCGAGCTGGTGCCTGGCCCCTACACCGTCTTCGCAGGGAATCCGCAGGACGATGGCCCGGGCCTGCTCGCCTTCCGCCAGGTCATCGAGGTCGATGGCCGCGGACGGCAGGTCGTCCAGGTCCGCTTCTCGGGCGACGGCTCGCGCAGACTCCATGCTGTCCCGGTAAGCGCGCCCGCCGGGGCTCAGTAG
- a CDS encoding PaaI family thioesterase, whose protein sequence is MLALDLVERLRQVSPTAANALMTVAVKNIIPLSAVMGFKVEEASDARTRASVPLKRRTRNHVGGVYLGVQVTVLELTMGLWLFRRFPPGRYNALVDKVEVSFHAKAKGGVRATCEPPAEVFTTLDSALRQKGDKAREWVPVRLEDFEGKHIADARFLAVLKRY, encoded by the coding sequence ATGCTCGCGCTCGACCTTGTGGAACGGTTGCGTCAGGTGTCGCCGACGGCGGCGAATGCCCTGATGACGGTGGCGGTGAAGAACATCATCCCGCTGTCGGCGGTGATGGGCTTCAAGGTGGAAGAGGCGTCGGACGCGAGGACGCGAGCGTCCGTGCCCCTCAAGCGGCGCACGCGCAACCACGTGGGCGGCGTGTACCTGGGCGTGCAGGTGACGGTGCTGGAGTTGACGATGGGGCTGTGGCTCTTCCGCCGCTTCCCGCCGGGCCGCTACAACGCGCTGGTGGACAAGGTGGAGGTGTCCTTCCACGCCAAGGCGAAGGGCGGCGTGCGCGCCACCTGCGAGCCGCCCGCCGAGGTGTTCACCACGCTGGACTCCGCGCTCCGCCAGAAGGGCGACAAGGCCCGCGAGTGGGTGCCCGTGCGGCTGGAGGACTTCGAGGGGAAGCACATCGCCGACGCGCGCTTCCTCGCGGTGCTCAAGCGCTACTGA
- a CDS encoding flavin monoamine oxidase family protein codes for MDATGVDVVIVGAGVAGLTTARALARTGFSVAVLEARERVGGRTLSQSLGGEVVDLGGQWVGPAQRHVLRLADELGLKRFPQYHHGTKVLDVRGALRTYRGQVPSLPLLSLLDLQRVIWKLDGLAKRVPRERPDAAPRAAEWDALTLEEWKQRHVPTWGARAALDIAARAIFAAEPSEVSFLHFLFYVHSNHGLMPLTTIEGGAQAERFTGGAQTLSLRLASELGTRVHLSTPVRAVLQDGDGVTVSTEDGRTWRARYAVVAVPPALAERLDFGATLPAGRRRAHADIPMGSVIKVVATYERAFWREAGFSGEAVSDTGPVRLCFDDCGADGHHPALVGFFLGETARAWTGRPPAERQRAALESFARFFGPQALKPTAVADLDWPAEPWSKGCYVGLPRPGVLSTIGDALRAPFGRVHWAGTETAIEGCGYIDGAVESGERAATELSARLATPGGLPVGGRAVSG; via the coding sequence ATGGACGCGACCGGAGTGGATGTCGTCATCGTCGGCGCCGGAGTGGCGGGGCTCACCACCGCGCGGGCCCTCGCACGAACGGGGTTCTCCGTGGCCGTGCTCGAAGCACGGGAGCGCGTCGGGGGACGCACGCTCAGCCAGTCCCTTGGTGGCGAAGTCGTGGACCTCGGCGGCCAGTGGGTGGGGCCCGCCCAGCGACATGTGCTGCGGCTCGCGGACGAGCTCGGCCTCAAGCGCTTCCCCCAGTACCACCACGGCACCAAGGTGCTCGACGTGCGCGGGGCGCTGCGCACCTACCGCGGCCAGGTGCCGTCACTGCCGCTGCTCTCGCTGCTGGACCTCCAGCGCGTCATCTGGAAGCTGGACGGGCTGGCGAAGCGCGTCCCCCGCGAGCGTCCCGACGCCGCCCCTCGCGCCGCCGAGTGGGACGCACTCACCCTGGAGGAGTGGAAGCAGCGCCACGTGCCCACCTGGGGCGCCCGCGCCGCGCTGGACATCGCCGCCCGCGCCATCTTCGCCGCCGAACCCTCCGAGGTGTCCTTCCTCCACTTCCTCTTCTACGTCCACTCCAACCACGGCCTCATGCCCCTCACCACCATTGAAGGCGGCGCCCAGGCCGAGCGCTTCACCGGCGGCGCCCAGACGCTCAGCCTCCGCCTGGCCAGCGAGCTGGGCACGCGCGTTCATCTCTCCACGCCCGTGCGCGCGGTGCTCCAGGACGGCGACGGTGTCACCGTGTCCACCGAGGACGGCCGGACGTGGCGTGCACGCTACGCGGTGGTGGCCGTGCCGCCCGCGCTGGCCGAGCGCCTCGACTTCGGCGCCACCCTCCCCGCCGGCCGCCGCCGCGCCCACGCGGACATCCCCATGGGCAGCGTCATCAAGGTGGTGGCCACGTACGAGCGCGCCTTCTGGCGCGAGGCCGGCTTCTCCGGCGAGGCCGTGAGCGACACCGGCCCCGTGCGGCTGTGCTTCGACGACTGCGGGGCCGATGGCCACCACCCCGCCCTGGTGGGCTTCTTCCTCGGGGAGACTGCGCGAGCGTGGACCGGGCGTCCGCCAGCGGAGCGCCAGCGCGCCGCCCTGGAGTCGTTCGCGCGCTTCTTCGGTCCCCAGGCCCTGAAGCCCACCGCCGTCGCCGACCTGGACTGGCCTGCCGAGCCCTGGAGCAAGGGCTGCTACGTCGGACTCCCCCGCCCCGGCGTCCTCAGCACCATTGGCGACGCGTTGCGCGCCCCCTTCGGCCGGGTCCACTGGGCGGGCACGGAGACGGCCATCGAGGGCTGTGGCTATATCGACGGCGCGGTGGAGTCGGGCGAGCGCGCGGCCACGGAGCTGTCCGCACGGTTGGCGACACCGGGAGGCCTCCCCGTCGGAGGACGTGCCGTCTCCGGCTAG
- the dps gene encoding DNA starvation/stationary phase protection protein Dps — protein MNFPSHVNLPADAREELIDSLNTLLADSIDLHWQIKQAHWNIRGKHFYSRHELFDELAKHARKQADEFAERAGTLGGYAEGTIRLAAKNSELPEYDLTAVDGDAHLRALVDRVARYGASIRNGIHRSEELNDPVTTDLLTQTLGQVELDLWFLESHLHGDVRANVRRGADAGDGAGVRPPNS, from the coding sequence ATGAACTTTCCCAGTCACGTGAATCTCCCCGCCGATGCTCGCGAGGAGCTCATTGATTCGCTCAACACCCTGCTGGCCGATTCCATCGACCTGCACTGGCAGATAAAGCAGGCCCACTGGAACATCCGCGGCAAGCACTTCTACAGCCGCCATGAGCTGTTCGACGAGCTGGCCAAGCACGCGCGCAAGCAGGCCGACGAGTTCGCCGAGCGCGCCGGCACGCTGGGCGGCTACGCCGAGGGCACCATCCGCCTCGCCGCGAAGAACAGCGAGCTGCCCGAGTATGATTTGACGGCCGTGGACGGCGACGCGCACCTGCGCGCCCTGGTGGACCGCGTCGCCCGCTACGGAGCCAGCATCCGCAACGGCATCCACCGCTCCGAGGAACTGAACGACCCCGTCACCACGGACCTGCTCACACAGACGCTGGGGCAGGTGGAGCTGGACCTGTGGTTCCTGGAGAGCCACCTCCACGGTGACGTGCGCGCCAACGTGCGCCGCGGCGCGGACGCGGGAGACGGCGCGGGCGTCCGGCCCCCCAACTCCTGA
- a CDS encoding SDR family oxidoreductase, whose product MDGKVCLITGASGGIGLEAAKALAALGATVVLVGRDATRTEAAVSAVRAAAPGATVDWLKADLASLKSVRELAATFKARYPRLDVLLNNAGLIIDHREVTEDGLEATMATNHFAPFLLTNLLLDVLKASAPSRVINVSSDAHVVGKLDFEDLQSERGYTAFRVYGTSKLANILFTRALAKRLRGTGVTTNSLHPGMVRTGFGLNTKGFFRQLVKLGTPFMITAEQGARTSIYLASSPEVESVSGEYFYKRRPKKASSAARDDALAERLWQVSEQLTGVTA is encoded by the coding sequence ATGGACGGCAAGGTCTGCCTCATCACCGGAGCCTCCGGAGGCATCGGCCTGGAAGCGGCCAAGGCGCTCGCCGCCCTGGGTGCCACGGTGGTGCTGGTGGGACGTGACGCGACGCGCACCGAGGCGGCCGTCAGCGCGGTGCGCGCGGCGGCTCCCGGGGCCACGGTGGATTGGCTGAAGGCGGACCTCGCCTCGCTCAAGTCCGTGCGTGAGCTGGCCGCCACCTTCAAGGCCCGCTACCCGCGGCTGGACGTGCTGCTGAACAACGCGGGCCTCATCATCGACCACCGCGAGGTGACGGAGGACGGACTGGAGGCCACCATGGCCACCAACCACTTCGCGCCCTTCCTCCTGACGAACCTGCTGCTGGACGTGTTGAAGGCCAGCGCTCCGTCGCGCGTCATCAATGTCTCGTCCGATGCCCATGTCGTCGGCAAGCTGGACTTCGAGGACCTCCAGTCCGAGCGCGGCTACACCGCCTTCCGCGTGTACGGCACCTCCAAGCTGGCCAACATCCTGTTCACCCGTGCACTGGCGAAGCGGCTGCGGGGCACGGGGGTGACGACCAACTCCCTGCATCCCGGCATGGTGCGCACGGGCTTTGGCCTCAACACGAAGGGCTTCTTCCGCCAGCTCGTCAAGCTGGGCACACCGTTCATGATTACGGCGGAGCAGGGAGCGCGGACGTCCATCTACCTGGCGTCCTCGCCCGAAGTGGAGTCGGTGTCAGGGGAGTACTTCTACAAGCGCCGGCCGAAGAAGGCGTCCTCCGCCGCACGGGATGACGCCCTCGCGGAGCGGCTCTGGCAGGTGAGCGAGCAGCTCACGGGAGTGACGGCATGA